A DNA window from Ostrea edulis chromosome 5, xbOstEdul1.1, whole genome shotgun sequence contains the following coding sequences:
- the LOC125648850 gene encoding potassium channel subfamily K member 2-like has product METKTILILLATVLVYVAIGGAILYGIEHTNEQQTQASASTTFYNFSGSVTSCVTTDQVRQFVQAIVQAYDAGVLVTDTETSASQWDYSSSTFFAMTAVTTIGYGNQTPATSGGKAFVCIFGLLGIPMVALLLSGMGEKLDGLLKPLKDKVFIQKHEIVDQLVKTLILILLIITVMCFIPAAIFSAIEDWSYGDALYYTIITLTTIGFGDFVIGTADSGYRIPYKLLSSLWILIGLASVAMLLSNVQDLYKRISLSREKASPKDDPDDTSDKDKQENSKEDKDPVKA; this is encoded by the exons ATGGAAACTAAAACCATTCTAATTCTCCTGGCAACAGTTTTAGTGTACGTCGCGATCGGAGGGGCCATTCTTTACGGGATTGAACACACCAATGAACAACAAACACAGGCATCCGCCTCTACTACATTCTACAATTTCTCAGGAT CTGTCACTAGCTGTGTGACCACGGACCAGGTCCGACAGTTTGTCCAGGCCATTGTCCAGGCGTATGATGCAGGAGTCCTAGTGACAGACACAGAAACCTCCGCCTCGCAGTGGGATTACAGTAGCTCAACGTTCTTCGCGATGACCGCCGTCACCACAATAG GCTATGGTAACCAGACACCGGCCACGAGTGGCGGGAAAGCTTTCGTCTGCATCTTCGGATTGTTAGGGATACCGATGGTAGCGCTGCTACTCTCTGGAATGGGCGAAAAATTAGACGGACTTTTAAAACCCTTAAAAGACAAAGTGTTTATACAGAAACACGAGATAGTAGATCAGTTGGTCAAGACGctgattttgatattattaataatcactgtgatgtgttttattCCGGCCGCCATTTTCTCTGCAATTGAAGATTGGTCGTATGGGGATGCCTTGTACTATACAATCATCACGCTGACGACAATTGGGTTTGGGGACTTCGTTATAG GGACTGCTGATTCTGGGTACCGTATACCGTACAAACTGCTGAGTAGTCTTTGGATTCTGATAGGCTTGGCAAGTGTGGCGATGCTTCTGTCAAACGTGCAGGACCTGTACAAGAGAATTTCGCTCTCGAGAGAAAAGGCATCTCCCAAGGACGACCCTGAC GACACTTCAGATAAAGACAAACAAGAAAACTCTAAAGAGGATAAAGACCCAGTGAAAGCCTAG